CTTAAAAgtgtttattaatttaataatacagtagtcaTATATACATGTATAAACCACTGGATTGCATACATGATGGGATTTTGATTTAACCTCCCCTCCCAACCCATGGTGCTACAGAATTAATTGTACACTCTTTTGTCaagtttcttttaatttttttggctTTGTTTCAAAGCCGTTTcatgtgatattaataattatttgtacttTTGTCTTTATTGTTTGTGCAATAGCATTTATTGAAGAAGACAAAGATTAAACCACAATATATAATTTAGTTATTTGTCATACTTTTTTAATAGgtgtcattatttttataaacatatattctaGTCAATAGCATACTTATACAacttgtttaaagctctgtctacactatcaaacaaatatgatgtgcccataaatggacatgataatgtccaTTTGgcaacatcacacttttttgtctaactttgatagtgtagacagagctttccaTTCCGGAATTATTTTGGATAACGTTTCCAATGTAATGGATGACAACAAACACTAATAATTTGCAATTCtttatttgtatgtatatttaaCTCCACTATTACAGAACATTCCTTGGCCATTTTTGATCGCCTATTCAGATTTTGGAGAATACTGTTGGTGTCGCTACTTGATGTTCTTTCAGAACTTAAAAGTGGCGTCTCTTTACTTGGTATCCTTTCACATATTATTGTTCAAACTTTTAGAATATTGTGGTTAACTTGAAAGTGGCATCCCTTTTCCTGTCAAAATACTCTGAAATAAATATAGCTTAATACATTAATATCCCTGTTTAGAAGTAAAGGGCAACTTGAGCAGAGGGAGTAACGAAATCTGTGACTGCTGAAATTCACTAAGCACTTGCTTAAACTTAAAAGATACGCTAAATCAAGTACGTACATTTTGTGTTTGTTGAACACATGCATTAAATGCTTTCACTTCATCTGAACATTTGAGTACTTGCTTAGGGTTGGCTTGGTAACAGTCTAACACGGCTTGCTGTAGGTTCTCACATATGCAAACATACTTATCTTTCCTGTCATTCacaaaaacattatatttactaAACACTGGCTTTACTTTGTTACAAGAATATGTTTTGTACATTTCAATCAttgtaaaaaaaactattttgtttCTTGTTTAAACTTACATAAATTTTGCTTCTACTTTGTCTGCTGCCTGATTAAACTGTTCAGATGTTATTTGTGCTAGGTTGGCATTCTAAGAAAAAAATTATGCTGATTTAAAATCTGGTTTTCACAAAAGAAGGGTGTATAAAGACTGTTCTTAGGGAACAAACCAACATTTGTGGACGCCTGTGCTTTCTGAGGTTGGttgcattattattacttgtaggATGACAATTGACCCTCACCTTTTCCTCAGCCTTTCTTAGCCTCTCACTCCAGTGATCCTCAATTTGACGTAATCTTTCCTGCCACACCCTATCACTGTGGGTGTGTTGCTCATCCTGTTAATAAAagtgtgtccaaatatggtagtggtatgcccaaacacatcacattttttttttctttagaatCCTCTGCAGTattatgaaatgttttatttttttggtacaatagaataatataaatatttatttaaggagagaaaaatgtttatattgtttatgaaCTTTTTATTCTTATTCTCCATAATTGCAATCTGGTTAATTTGCGGTTTCAGGTCTCTAAACtctaaaatattttgaatttggcttttaactttaaattttcacaaaaataCCTGTTGACTAAAGTCTGTCATGTTACCATGTTCATCTGTGAAAGAGaacacaatttaattttatgcaaaaaaataaaattatatttcaaataaatatgtaaattacaATCAAACATCTCTTGAACacaatcattatttataaataattaccCCTTCCCCCACATGGTATAAAATTGTCTATTACTTAGAAATAAGATAAATTTAAGTTTTATCTTCAAATAAATGTTTAAGTTTTACCTTGTACTTGAGAAGACTGTATCATTAATTTCAGAACATTTTCTGAtatcttaaataaataaaataataattattttaaatttattattaaataggcTATACTATGAATATGATGTTTTGTAGGCTACTTTGTTGTTGTAGGCCTAACCAAAATCTTTACCGGTATTTATTATACCTTACTAAAGGtaagaataggcctactatctagTACTTTAGTAGGCCAAGCtagttagtagtagtactgtaattAGGgcctaatttaaattatatgtaGCCTAAACCTAGTTTGCATTGCAAAGCGTacaataaaagaataagaaAAGGGTAAATTCCGATTTTTAGTGTTCTTGCAGGCCTATTAATGGCAGATTCTGACACCTACTACCTAGGCCTGCTGAACCAGGCCTACGTACGTATTATGCTGCTCGGGAGAACAGCAGAGAGCTTAGGCTAGTGAGTGTCCTTGCAGGTTTTAGATTGTGTGTGGCCTTAATAGCTAGGGCCTAGCTTAGAATATTAATTTCGCTAAGATCCTGTTAATCATTTCTAACATTAATATTACCGTTATTGCACCGTCTCTTTCTTCTTCCAAAGTAAT
This DNA window, taken from Antedon mediterranea chromosome 9, ecAntMedi1.1, whole genome shotgun sequence, encodes the following:
- the LOC140059539 gene encoding uncharacterized protein, with product MGGGSSRTITLEEERDGAITISENVLKLMIQSSQVQDEHGNMTDFSQQDEQHTHSDRVWQERLRQIEDHWSERLRKAEEKNANLAQITSEQFNQAADKVEAKFMKDKYVCICENLQQAVLDCYQANPKQVLKCSDEVKAFNACVQQTQNSILTGKGMPLSS